The region TCAGCCTCGATCAGGAACGCGAAGCCGTGGAGCAGTTCCTGCGCGAGGAGCAGATCCCTTGGCCCAACCTGTTTAGCGAGGGCGAGGCCGGGGGCTGGAAACATCCCTTGGCCGTGAAATTCAAAATCCAAGCCATTCCGGCTACATTTCTGGTCGACCGGGAAGGCAAGGTACTGGCTGAAAACGTGCGCGGTCCGCAACTGGCCAAGCAACTGGCGCAATTGTTTACTGAAAAGAATGCGCAGCCACCGGACAAGTGATCGCGTTTTCGCGGGCGGGCGCCTGCCTAGTTAATGCCGCCTGCCGGCGAGTACCTGGCGTGCTCGCCCGAAAAGATTTGATGAAATCGTCTTAACGTGGGAGGAGTCGCGCGTGCGAATGGGAAAGTGGTTACAAGGCACTTTGCCTGGCGAGCCTGTTTCGAGTGCCACGCGCGAGGCGTTGCGCGCCAGGCTGCGAACGGTCGCCTACTATCTTCCGCTGGCCGCGCATAAGAGCGATCGCGACGTAGAGTACGTCCATCAACTGCGGGTGGCCACGCGTCGTGCCGTTGCGCTACTGCGAATCTTTCGTCCGCTGCTGGCCGACAAAGACGCCGAACGACTCGATCGGCAATTGAAAAAGATCCGTCGGGCCGCGGGCGAGGCGCGCGATCTCGATGTCTTGGGGCGGCGCATCGGCGATTGGGTCGAGCAGCGTCGCACGGCCGCTCGCGAGGCGCTGCTGGCGCGTGTCGAGCATTACCGCGATCGCGCGCAAGCGCCGGTGCGGAAGGTGCGCACCAAAATGCGTCGCAAGCGGTTCGCCGACCGTATCGATAAAATCGTCAAACGCGTCCATTGGCGCGCCCCCGGGCAGGAGCCAAGCTTTGCCGCGGCAGCGGCCGGCTGCCTGCGGACCGTGGCTGAACCTTTTTTCACGGCCGCCGCCGGCGACACCGCCGATCTGGTCGCCTTGCACCGCTTTCGCATCACGGCCAAGCACTTGCGGTATTCGATGGAAGTTTTTGCCGCGGCCTTCGACGCCGACTTTCGCACAAGCCTGTACCCGATCGTCGAAGACGTGCAGACCCGGCTGGGCGAGATTCACGATCACGCCGCGGCCCTGGAGCGATTTCAGGGATGGCTGCTGGCTTGGGAAAAAGAGCCCGAGACCGAGGCTCTGCGCGAATTGGCGGACATCGAAAAAGCGGCCTTGGCCACCACGCG is a window of Pirellulales bacterium DNA encoding:
- a CDS encoding CHAD domain-containing protein, giving the protein MGKWLQGTLPGEPVSSATREALRARLRTVAYYLPLAAHKSDRDVEYVHQLRVATRRAVALLRIFRPLLADKDAERLDRQLKKIRRAAGEARDLDVLGRRIGDWVEQRRTAAREALLARVEHYRDRAQAPVRKVRTKMRRKRFADRIDKIVKRVHWRAPGQEPSFAAAAAGCLRTVAEPFFTAAAGDTADLVALHRFRITAKHLRYSMEVFAAAFDADFRTSLYPIVEDVQTRLGEIHDHAAALERFQGWLLAWEKEPETEALRELADIEKAALATTRQNFIRWWTPERADDLRQRFDQALAIQAAHPGEKYA